The stretch of DNA TCACAATTGATGTTGACAAAACCGTTGGCGATGCAACTCACATGATGGTGAAAAATAAAGTGAGAAGACTTCCTGTTGTTGAAGGGGACAAGGTCGTAGGCCTTGTAACCGTCAGGGACATTCTCTCGGTCTCAAACGCGATGAACGAGATAATGTCGGAACTGATAAAGGTCAACAACGGATATGAAAAGTCCATCACCGACGATTCTTCGACAGGGATATGTGATTCCTGCGGTATGATGAGCGACGACCTCGTCGTTGACGACGGGAGAATGCTGTGTTCGAAGTGCCGCAGGGGGGACGATGTGGATTAACTCCATGTGCCACCCCGATGACCTCAACAGTCCGAGGCATAAAACCGGAATATAATGTAATGCAGTTGCAGTTACTGCAGGTCTTGTATGGGCTTTTATTATGCCCCCGATCCGCAGTCTGTATGCAGAAAATAAATACGGGGAACTGCCGGGCAGTCTCCCCGTGAAATGTGCATGATATATCCGTTTCATGTGCGAATAAAAACAGGATGGTTTAATGCAAAAAAACGGCAAGAACAATATAAACTACAATAACAGACATGTCGGCGAAATTTCTACCGCTGATGTCATAACAGTCTCTCCGAGGATGAGCATCATAGGTGCCGTCGAGACGATGGCGGAGAAAGGTTTCAGGAGGCTTCCTGTAACCGATTCCGGAACCGGAAAG from Methanolacinia petrolearia DSM 11571 encodes:
- a CDS encoding CBS domain-containing protein, whose translation is MEVSHVSEKKYDIIRFEVGVPVKEAMRYNPTTIGVEATVAKAAEKMCRDEVGSCIVLQNNLPKGIVTEEDINCKVVAKDKKPSEVRVSEIMSTPLITIDVDKTVGDATHMMVKNKVRRLPVVEGDKVVGLVTVRDILSVSNAMNEIMSELIKVNNGYEKSITDDSSTGICDSCGMMSDDLVVDDGRMLCSKCRRGDDVD